In Rhodothermus marinus DSM 4252, a single genomic region encodes these proteins:
- a CDS encoding M16 family metallopeptidase, protein MSVRIETDTVTYQKTVLPCGLRVVTETIPSVRSVAVGLWVDVGSRDEAEEEAGITHFIEHMVFKGTERRRTHQIAQRIEYVGGYLNAFTTKEHTCYYVRVLDEYLDRALDTLIDLAFRPRFPEREIEKEKEVILEEMKMYEDTPDEYIFDLFEELVYAGHPLGRPIVGREETVRSFTRAMLLDFMARHYTPDRMVLAAAGRLRHERVVALTERLLRGVAPRPTNNRQRQPVPAYRPGERIERRSVQQAHLVLGGRGYDLHHPRRAALTVLNTLLGGGMSSRLNQNIRERYGYCYNIYSFVNLHADVGDWGVYMGTDPRRVARAEQLIRRELERLVQEPVGRRVLTHAKNQVKGTLMLGQENMSSRMMRLGRQELYFGRYYSLDEALQEADRVTAEEVQAVARELFAEQPYSKVVLLPE, encoded by the coding sequence ATGTCGGTACGGATCGAAACAGATACGGTGACCTATCAGAAGACGGTGCTGCCCTGCGGATTGCGGGTCGTTACCGAAACGATCCCCTCGGTGCGCTCGGTGGCCGTCGGTCTCTGGGTGGATGTGGGGAGTCGGGACGAGGCCGAGGAAGAGGCCGGCATCACGCATTTCATCGAACACATGGTGTTCAAAGGCACCGAGCGACGCCGCACGCACCAGATCGCCCAGCGCATCGAATACGTCGGCGGCTACCTGAACGCTTTTACCACGAAAGAGCACACCTGCTATTACGTACGGGTGCTGGATGAATACCTGGATCGGGCACTGGACACGCTGATCGACCTGGCCTTCCGACCGCGCTTCCCGGAGCGCGAAATCGAAAAGGAGAAAGAAGTAATCCTTGAAGAGATGAAGATGTACGAGGACACGCCCGACGAGTACATCTTCGATCTCTTCGAGGAACTGGTCTATGCCGGGCACCCGCTGGGACGGCCGATTGTGGGGCGGGAGGAGACGGTGCGTTCGTTTACCCGGGCCATGCTGCTGGATTTCATGGCGCGGCATTACACGCCGGATCGCATGGTGCTGGCGGCGGCCGGACGTCTGCGGCACGAGCGGGTGGTGGCCCTGACGGAACGGCTGTTGCGGGGCGTGGCCCCGCGTCCGACCAACAACCGGCAGCGGCAACCGGTGCCGGCCTACCGACCCGGCGAACGCATCGAGCGGCGCAGCGTGCAACAGGCGCATCTGGTGCTGGGCGGGCGCGGGTACGACCTGCACCATCCGCGCCGCGCCGCTCTTACCGTGCTTAACACGTTGCTGGGTGGCGGCATGTCGAGCCGGCTGAATCAGAACATCCGGGAGCGGTACGGTTACTGCTACAACATCTACTCGTTCGTCAACCTGCATGCGGATGTCGGGGACTGGGGCGTCTATATGGGGACGGATCCCCGGCGGGTGGCGCGGGCCGAGCAGCTCATCCGGCGCGAGCTGGAGCGGCTGGTGCAGGAGCCGGTGGGGCGGCGCGTGCTTACGCATGCCAAGAACCAGGTCAAGGGTACGCTGATGCTGGGCCAGGAGAACATGAGCAGCCGGATGATGCGCCTGGGACGGCAGGAGCTGTATTTCGGTCGCTATTACAGCCTGGACGAAGCGCTGCAGGAAGCGGATCGGGTGACGGCCGAGGAGGTGCAGGCGGTGGCGCGTGAACTGTTTGCCGAGCAGCCGTATTCGAAGGTCGTGTTATTGCCGGAATAG
- a CDS encoding pseudouridine synthase, with amino-acid sequence MTVSDKSSLIRLNRYLARAGVCPSRRKADELIASGQVRVNGQVAQLGMRVGPDDIVEVNGVRVVPQTQALYILMNKPHDTITTCDDERGRRTVLDLINLPPEQKNGLFPVGRLDRNTTGVLLLTNDGELANRLMHPRYRVEKIYVARTARPVKPEEAEQLRRGVQLEDGPARAVQVAVNPADPHEIALMIYEGRNRQVRRMLEAIGHEVVQLKRTHYAGLTTKGVRPGKWRRLTDAEVRRLYRLAGLKPPKTFKTMPIGHGDANAVKR; translated from the coding sequence ATGACGGTGTCGGATAAGTCCTCGCTGATCCGCCTGAATCGCTACCTGGCCCGAGCGGGCGTCTGTCCGTCCCGCCGCAAGGCCGACGAGCTGATCGCCAGCGGGCAGGTGCGCGTCAACGGCCAGGTGGCGCAACTGGGCATGCGCGTTGGACCGGACGACATCGTCGAGGTCAACGGCGTTCGCGTCGTCCCCCAGACGCAGGCGCTCTACATCCTGATGAACAAACCCCACGATACGATCACCACCTGCGACGACGAACGCGGACGCCGTACCGTCCTGGATCTGATCAACCTGCCTCCTGAACAGAAAAACGGACTGTTTCCGGTTGGCCGGCTCGACCGTAACACCACCGGCGTGCTGCTGCTGACCAACGACGGCGAACTGGCCAACCGGCTGATGCATCCCCGCTACCGGGTCGAAAAAATCTACGTAGCCCGGACGGCCCGACCGGTCAAGCCGGAAGAAGCCGAACAGCTCCGCCGGGGCGTACAACTCGAAGACGGACCGGCCCGGGCCGTTCAGGTGGCCGTCAATCCGGCCGACCCGCACGAAATCGCCCTGATGATCTACGAGGGACGCAACCGGCAGGTGCGGCGCATGCTGGAAGCCATCGGCCACGAAGTGGTTCAGCTCAAGCGAACGCACTACGCCGGTCTGACGACCAAAGGCGTACGTCCCGGCAAGTGGCGCCGCCTGACCGATGCCGAAGTGCGCCGTCTGTACCGCCTGGCCGGTCTCAAACCCCCGAAAACCTTTAAAACCATGCCCATTGGCCATGGAGACGCAAACGCTGTCAAGCGCTGA
- the scpB gene encoding SMC-Scp complex subunit ScpB — MSQPERNGMAATPLMQGIEALLFVADAPLSAEELAALWERAYGTRPEAGEIEQAIAALNDVYEKTGRIFRIYRWGGGFRLATMASVSPLLQCYKQQEIKLSQTLLETLAIIAYRQPITKPEIDHIRGVNSDYAIRRLQELELIEIKGRSDTVGRPLLYGTTRRFLEHFGLNSLDDLPELPELQQLLENPEIQREHLRLLYPLEPEQDEPSE, encoded by the coding sequence ATGTCGCAGCCTGAGCGCAATGGAATGGCGGCCACGCCGCTGATGCAGGGGATCGAGGCGTTGCTGTTTGTGGCCGATGCGCCGCTTTCGGCCGAAGAGCTGGCCGCGCTATGGGAGCGGGCCTACGGCACGCGGCCGGAGGCCGGAGAGATCGAGCAGGCCATCGCGGCGCTCAACGACGTGTATGAAAAGACCGGCCGCATTTTCCGGATTTATCGCTGGGGGGGCGGTTTTCGGCTGGCCACGATGGCTTCAGTAAGTCCGTTATTGCAATGCTACAAACAACAGGAAATCAAACTATCCCAGACACTGCTCGAAACGCTCGCGATCATCGCCTATCGCCAACCAATTACCAAACCTGAAATCGACCACATTCGTGGGGTCAACTCCGACTATGCCATTCGACGACTGCAGGAACTGGAGTTGATCGAAATAAAAGGGCGCAGCGATACGGTCGGACGGCCGTTGCTGTACGGTACCACGCGACGTTTTCTGGAGCACTTCGGGCTGAACAGCTTGGACGATCTCCCGGAGCTGCCGGAACTGCAACAACTGCTCGAAAATCCGGAGATCCAGCGCGAGCATCTGCGCCTGCTGTATCCCCTTGAACCCGAGCAGGACGAACCTTCCGAATAG
- the pnp gene encoding polyribonucleotide nucleotidyltransferase, with amino-acid sequence MMTQTTIHEIEFAPGKSLRLETGRLAKQANGAVVVRQGDTMVLCTAVLADEPREGQSFFPLTVEYREKFAAGGRIPGGFIKREGRPTDKEILSSRLIDRAIRPLFPDGFFHEVQIICYVISADDRYDADVLAGTGASAALLLAGAPFDGPIAEVRVGRVDGQFVVNPTLKELEQSDINLVVAGKEDAIVMVEGEMKEVSEEDMLEALEVAHEAIRKLCRGQLEFVAAHGRPEPFPYQTTTLPEELVARVRELAVPKLEAHLRAPYDKQTFYEGLEQIGEETVAALLGTTDAEGNQVLAEATPEGWTADQIRKAVSQVTREVMRQMILREGRRIDGRSLDEIRPIWMEVGYLPRVHGSAIFTRGETQVLASVTLGTSKDVQMIDQIFVQGDKRFFLHYEFPPFCTGEIRFLRGPGRREIGHGYLAERALAAMLPDESSFPYTIRVNADVLESNGSSSMASVCAGSLALMDAGVPVKKHVAGVAMGLIKEGDQVAILTDILGTEDHLGDMDFKVAGTRDGITACQMDIKIGGLTREIMQRALEQARRARMYILDLMEQTIEAPRPELSPYAPRLTQITIDPEFIGAVIGPGGRVVQGIQRETNTTIEIEERDGVGVVTVAATNQENAQRAIEMIKQIVAVPEVGAEYEGIVRSIQSFGAIVEIMPGKEGLLHISELDHGYVRDIHDYLKVGDKVRVKLIEIREDGKLRLSRKAFLPPPEPEAKNGEPAREQASAERSGPPRDHASGRSHGPGHGRGGRSGRGRGPDRGRGGRRR; translated from the coding sequence ATGATGACGCAGACAACCATTCACGAAATCGAATTCGCCCCGGGGAAGTCACTGCGCCTGGAGACGGGGCGTCTGGCCAAGCAGGCCAACGGCGCTGTGGTCGTCCGCCAGGGCGACACGATGGTGCTCTGCACGGCCGTGCTGGCCGACGAACCCCGCGAGGGGCAGAGCTTTTTCCCGCTGACGGTCGAGTACCGCGAGAAATTTGCCGCCGGTGGCCGAATCCCGGGCGGCTTCATCAAGCGTGAGGGACGTCCGACGGATAAAGAAATCCTCTCCTCGCGCCTGATCGACCGGGCCATCCGGCCGCTTTTTCCGGATGGCTTCTTCCACGAAGTGCAGATCATCTGCTACGTGATCTCGGCCGACGATCGGTACGACGCCGACGTGCTGGCCGGTACGGGCGCTTCGGCCGCGCTGCTGCTGGCTGGCGCGCCCTTCGACGGACCGATCGCCGAGGTGCGTGTGGGACGCGTCGACGGCCAGTTCGTGGTCAACCCCACGCTCAAGGAGCTCGAGCAGAGCGACATCAACCTGGTGGTGGCCGGCAAGGAGGACGCCATCGTGATGGTCGAGGGCGAGATGAAGGAAGTCAGCGAGGAGGACATGCTTGAGGCCCTCGAGGTGGCGCATGAGGCCATCCGCAAGCTCTGCCGGGGCCAGCTCGAATTTGTGGCGGCGCACGGTCGTCCGGAACCCTTCCCGTACCAGACGACCACGCTTCCGGAGGAGCTGGTGGCGCGCGTGCGCGAACTGGCCGTGCCCAAGCTGGAAGCGCACCTGCGTGCACCCTACGACAAGCAGACCTTCTACGAAGGACTGGAGCAGATCGGTGAGGAGACGGTCGCGGCCCTGCTGGGCACGACCGACGCGGAAGGCAACCAGGTGCTGGCCGAGGCCACGCCCGAAGGGTGGACGGCCGACCAGATCCGCAAGGCGGTCTCGCAGGTGACCCGCGAGGTCATGCGCCAGATGATCCTGCGGGAAGGTCGCCGGATCGACGGCCGCAGCCTGGACGAGATCCGGCCGATCTGGATGGAAGTGGGCTATCTGCCCCGCGTGCACGGCTCGGCCATCTTCACCCGCGGCGAAACGCAGGTGCTGGCCTCCGTGACGCTGGGCACGTCGAAAGACGTGCAGATGATCGACCAGATCTTCGTCCAGGGCGACAAGCGGTTCTTCCTGCACTACGAGTTTCCGCCCTTCTGCACGGGCGAGATTCGCTTCCTGCGTGGACCGGGACGGCGCGAGATCGGCCACGGCTATCTGGCCGAGCGGGCGCTGGCCGCCATGCTGCCGGACGAATCGTCGTTCCCCTACACGATCCGCGTGAACGCCGATGTGCTGGAGTCGAACGGCTCCTCGTCGATGGCCAGCGTGTGCGCCGGCTCGCTGGCGCTCATGGACGCCGGCGTGCCCGTCAAGAAGCACGTGGCCGGCGTGGCCATGGGCCTGATCAAAGAAGGCGACCAGGTGGCCATCCTGACCGACATCCTCGGCACCGAAGACCACCTGGGCGACATGGACTTCAAGGTGGCCGGCACGCGCGACGGCATCACGGCCTGCCAGATGGACATCAAAATCGGTGGGCTGACGCGGGAGATCATGCAGCGCGCGCTGGAGCAGGCCCGTCGCGCCCGGATGTACATCCTGGATCTGATGGAGCAGACCATCGAAGCGCCGCGTCCAGAGCTTTCGCCATATGCGCCTCGCCTGACGCAGATCACGATCGATCCGGAGTTCATCGGCGCCGTGATCGGTCCGGGCGGCCGCGTGGTGCAGGGCATCCAGCGCGAAACGAACACCACGATCGAGATCGAGGAACGCGACGGCGTGGGCGTGGTCACCGTGGCGGCCACGAATCAGGAGAACGCCCAGCGCGCCATCGAGATGATCAAGCAGATCGTGGCCGTGCCCGAGGTGGGCGCCGAGTACGAGGGCATCGTGCGCAGCATCCAGAGCTTCGGCGCCATCGTGGAGATCATGCCCGGCAAAGAAGGGCTGCTCCACATCTCGGAACTGGACCACGGCTACGTGAGGGACATCCACGACTACCTGAAAGTCGGCGACAAAGTCCGCGTCAAGTTGATCGAAATCCGCGAGGACGGCAAACTCCGTCTCAGCCGCAAGGCCTTCCTGCCGCCGCCGGAGCCCGAAGCGAAAAACGGCGAGCCGGCACGCGAGCAGGCGAGCGCTGAGCGGAGCGGGCCGCCGCGTGATCACGCTTCCGGACGCTCCCATGGACCCGGACACGGCCGCGGAGGCCGGAGCGGACGGGGCCGCGGACCGGATCGCGGACGCGGTGGACGCCGTCGCTAA
- a CDS encoding SDR family oxidoreductase, which translates to MQKVLVTGGAGFIGSHVADALLERGYEVHILDDFSSGREENVPAGAVVHRMDVRDEAVADLFARERFPILIHHAAQMDVRRSVADPKFDADVNIMGLLNLMEAGRQHGLQKVIFASTGGAIYGEPDYVPQDEDHPVRPLSPYGITKLASEKYLYFYEQQYGIPYVALRYANVYGPRQNPHGEAGVVAIFTQRMLEGKQPVIYGSGEQTRDFVYVGDVVEANLAALAYPGSGVFNIGTGIETSVNQLFRTLRDLINPEVPEVHGEAKPGEQQRSVLGYERARRELGWEPRVSLQEGLRRTVEWFRARVTVG; encoded by the coding sequence ATGCAAAAAGTGCTGGTAACCGGAGGCGCCGGTTTTATCGGGTCGCACGTAGCCGACGCCCTGCTCGAAAGGGGATACGAGGTGCACATTCTGGACGATTTCTCTTCGGGACGCGAAGAAAACGTGCCGGCCGGCGCCGTGGTCCATCGGATGGACGTCCGAGATGAGGCTGTGGCCGATCTGTTTGCGCGTGAGCGGTTTCCGATTTTGATCCATCACGCGGCCCAGATGGACGTGCGCCGCTCGGTGGCCGATCCCAAGTTCGACGCGGACGTCAACATCATGGGACTGCTGAACCTGATGGAAGCCGGGCGGCAGCACGGCCTGCAGAAAGTGATCTTCGCCTCGACGGGCGGGGCCATTTACGGCGAGCCGGACTACGTGCCCCAGGACGAAGACCACCCGGTGCGGCCGCTTTCGCCTTACGGCATTACGAAACTGGCTTCGGAAAAGTATCTCTACTTCTACGAACAGCAGTACGGCATTCCGTACGTCGCGCTGCGCTACGCGAACGTGTACGGCCCCCGGCAGAACCCCCACGGAGAAGCCGGCGTGGTGGCCATCTTTACGCAGCGCATGCTCGAGGGCAAGCAGCCGGTCATCTACGGCTCGGGCGAGCAGACGCGCGACTTCGTGTACGTGGGCGACGTGGTGGAAGCGAACCTGGCCGCGCTGGCCTATCCGGGCTCGGGCGTTTTCAACATCGGGACAGGCATCGAGACCAGCGTCAACCAGCTTTTCCGCACGCTTCGGGATCTGATCAACCCCGAAGTGCCCGAAGTGCACGGCGAGGCCAAGCCGGGCGAACAGCAGCGCAGCGTGCTGGGCTACGAACGGGCCCGCCGCGAGCTGGGCTGGGAGCCCCGGGTGTCGCTGCAGGAAGGACTCCGACGCACGGTGGAGTGGTTCCGCGCGCGGGTGACCGTCGGCTGA
- a CDS encoding segregation and condensation protein A has protein sequence MYRVRLPVFEGPLDLLLYFIRRDELDIYDIPVARIADEFLAYVRLMEELDLDGVGDFLYLAAVLLHIKAQMLLPRPPAPADNEAEPVDPRQELVERLLNYLRYKDAAGRLDAQVEARQQLYTRGAAAGDEGGEQGPPPLAPVSLFELLDALRRVLERRVEPPAHTVRREIYSVEAQMDYVQAQLQDGRACPFGELVAGRPRGFVIATFLAVLELARQGRIWIRLLDGREDFLVEACEATAMEEADVAA, from the coding sequence ATGTATCGCGTTCGGCTTCCCGTCTTCGAAGGTCCCCTGGACCTGCTGCTCTACTTCATCCGACGGGATGAGCTGGACATCTACGACATTCCGGTCGCCCGCATTGCCGACGAGTTTCTGGCCTATGTGCGCCTGATGGAGGAGCTGGACCTGGACGGCGTGGGGGATTTTCTGTACCTGGCCGCCGTGCTGCTCCATATCAAGGCGCAGATGCTGCTGCCGCGCCCGCCGGCGCCGGCCGACAACGAAGCGGAGCCGGTCGATCCCCGCCAGGAGCTGGTGGAGCGGCTCCTGAATTACCTGCGCTATAAGGACGCCGCCGGACGGCTGGATGCGCAGGTCGAGGCGCGGCAGCAGCTCTACACGCGGGGCGCGGCGGCCGGGGATGAAGGGGGCGAGCAGGGACCGCCGCCGCTGGCGCCGGTATCCCTGTTTGAGTTGCTGGATGCATTGCGGAGAGTGCTGGAGCGTCGGGTCGAACCGCCAGCGCATACCGTCCGGCGAGAGATCTACAGTGTGGAGGCGCAGATGGATTACGTGCAGGCGCAGCTGCAGGACGGCCGGGCGTGTCCGTTTGGAGAGCTGGTGGCCGGGCGTCCGCGTGGATTCGTGATCGCCACGTTTCTGGCCGTGCTGGAGCTGGCCCGGCAGGGCAGGATATGGATTCGGTTGCTGGACGGCCGGGAAGATTTTCTGGTGGAAGCCTGCGAAGCAACGGCGATGGAGGAGGCCGATGTCGCAGCCTGA